The Actinopolyspora erythraea genome has a segment encoding these proteins:
- the wecB gene encoding non-hydrolyzing UDP-N-acetylglucosamine 2-epimerase — MYGEEINSSVAAGQREVWLVAGTRPEAVKLAPVARACRENARTRPVLVASGQHAGMVSQALRAFELEPDVDLAVRRGTGSQPELLAELVKGLDELAERRPPEAVLVQGDTTTTLAGALTAFWRRVPVVHLEAGLRSFDLDAPFPEELNRRMVTQASGFHLAPTENAARNLRECGIADDRILVTGNTVVDAVESVARREPVFENPELAGVVQRAATGERRLVLVTVHRRESWGEPVRRVLEAVRELTRIHPDIRVVLPAHPNPELGGLARSVFAADPNVLVTDPLPYGELAHVLAASTLVLSDSGGIQEEAPAFGVPVLVLRDVTERTEAVDAGCALLVGSERGRIVHHASWLLTDPGARESMLAGGNPFGDGRGAARAETVLAWLLGTAPGLPEPFVTGCPSGAEPCPAAAAAGVAELSG, encoded by the coding sequence ATGTACGGCGAAGAGATTAACAGTTCCGTGGCCGCCGGGCAGCGAGAAGTGTGGCTCGTCGCGGGAACCCGCCCCGAGGCGGTCAAGCTCGCGCCGGTGGCCCGCGCGTGCCGCGAGAACGCCCGCACACGTCCGGTGCTGGTCGCCTCGGGGCAGCACGCGGGAATGGTTTCGCAGGCGCTGCGCGCCTTCGAGCTGGAGCCCGATGTGGACTTGGCGGTGCGGCGCGGCACCGGTTCCCAGCCCGAACTGCTGGCGGAGCTGGTCAAGGGCCTGGACGAGCTGGCCGAACGCCGCCCGCCGGAGGCCGTGCTGGTGCAGGGCGACACCACCACGACGTTGGCGGGTGCGCTCACCGCGTTCTGGCGACGTGTTCCGGTGGTGCACCTGGAGGCCGGACTGCGTTCGTTCGACCTGGACGCGCCGTTTCCCGAGGAACTCAACCGCAGAATGGTCACTCAGGCCAGCGGTTTCCACCTTGCGCCCACCGAGAACGCCGCCCGGAATCTGCGGGAATGCGGGATAGCCGACGACAGAATTCTCGTCACGGGTAACACCGTGGTCGACGCCGTCGAATCCGTGGCCCGCCGCGAACCGGTGTTCGAGAATCCGGAACTGGCCGGGGTGGTCCAGCGGGCCGCGACGGGTGAGCGACGCCTGGTGCTCGTCACCGTCCACCGCAGGGAGTCCTGGGGTGAGCCGGTGCGGCGCGTTCTCGAAGCGGTCCGGGAGCTCACCCGAATCCACCCGGACATCCGGGTGGTGCTGCCAGCCCACCCGAATCCCGAGCTCGGTGGACTGGCCAGGAGCGTGTTCGCGGCCGACCCGAACGTGCTGGTGACCGATCCGCTGCCCTACGGCGAGCTCGCCCACGTGCTGGCCGCCAGCACGCTGGTGCTGTCGGACTCGGGCGGGATCCAGGAGGAGGCGCCCGCCTTCGGGGTGCCCGTGCTGGTGCTGCGCGACGTGACCGAGCGCACCGAGGCCGTCGACGCGGGCTGCGCCCTGCTGGTGGGTTCCGAGCGGGGTCGGATCGTGCACCACGCCTCGTGGCTGCTCACCGATCCCGGCGCGCGGGAGTCGATGCTGGCCGGGGGCAATCCGTTCGGTGACGGTCGCGGCGCCGCGCGTGCCGAGACCGTGCTGGCGTGGCTGCTCGGCACGGCCCCGGGACTCCCCGAGCCGTTCGTGACGGGTTGCCCGTCGGGGGCGGAGCCGTGCCCTGCCGCCGCGGCCGCTGGTGTGGCCGAGCTGTCCGGCTGA
- a CDS encoding glycosyltransferase family 2 protein: protein MIVLLVWWPTLNLVLAAFSWRVPVPTAKKASTDWFTFFIVIPALNEERVIESTVRHALALGTPETPVRVLVIDDDSDDGTRAILEGISDPRLHVIHREPPRARIGKGDSLNQACQYILNHAELDPARTVVGVIDGDGRGSPNMLTEVANMLRDETIGAVQCGIRIQNREGVLTLLQDLEFGAMMDSVQLLRDLLGSVGLGGNGQFIRLSVLASYSWSDSLVEDYEFALRLHLDGVRVRYTNSARVGQQGLPDVPRLLRQRARWAQGNLQCAHHVPSLVRSRAVSNLALLDFLLALIMPWATVPMSVVFSGLVALGVVTTTAATTGNVLTAAPTIALTSATWLLLLFLPGLVWGLVHRLRLGDEPLRRCLLAGLCYPGFLLCGVFATWRAMFRRLTRRNSWAKTDRVPEQPLVAE from the coding sequence ATGATCGTACTGCTCGTCTGGTGGCCCACGCTGAACCTGGTACTCGCGGCGTTCTCGTGGCGAGTTCCGGTGCCCACCGCGAAAAAGGCGAGTACCGACTGGTTCACGTTCTTCATCGTGATCCCGGCGTTGAACGAGGAACGCGTCATCGAAAGCACCGTCAGGCACGCACTGGCCCTGGGGACGCCCGAAACGCCGGTGCGGGTGCTGGTGATCGACGACGACTCCGACGACGGAACCCGCGCGATCCTGGAGGGCATCTCCGACCCCAGACTGCACGTGATCCACCGCGAACCGCCCCGGGCACGCATCGGAAAGGGGGATTCGCTCAACCAGGCGTGCCAGTACATCCTGAACCATGCGGAGTTGGACCCCGCACGAACCGTGGTCGGCGTGATCGACGGTGACGGCCGGGGCAGCCCCAACATGCTCACCGAGGTCGCGAACATGCTGCGCGACGAGACGATCGGTGCGGTGCAGTGCGGGATACGCATCCAGAACCGCGAGGGCGTGCTGACGCTGCTGCAGGACCTGGAGTTCGGCGCGATGATGGACTCCGTGCAGCTGCTGCGGGATCTGCTCGGCAGCGTGGGACTGGGCGGCAACGGCCAGTTCATCCGGCTGTCCGTGCTCGCCTCGTACTCCTGGTCCGACAGCCTGGTGGAGGACTACGAATTCGCGCTGCGGTTGCACTTGGACGGTGTGCGCGTCAGGTACACCAACAGTGCGCGCGTCGGCCAGCAGGGACTGCCGGACGTACCGAGGCTGTTGCGGCAACGCGCCCGCTGGGCACAGGGCAACCTGCAGTGCGCGCACCACGTTCCGAGCCTGGTGAGATCGCGTGCGGTGAGTAACCTGGCACTGCTGGATTTCCTGCTGGCGTTGATCATGCCCTGGGCGACGGTGCCCATGTCGGTGGTCTTCAGTGGTCTGGTCGCGCTCGGCGTGGTCACCACCACCGCGGCAACCACCGGAAACGTGCTCACGGCTGCCCCCACCATAGCGCTGACCTCCGCCACCTGGCTGCTGCTGCTGTTCCTGCCCGGTCTGGTGTGGGGGCTGGTGCACCGGCTGCGGCTGGGTGACGAGCCGCTGCGTCGATGCCTGCTGGCCGGGCTTTGCTATCCCGGTTTTCTGCTGTGCGGGGTGTTCGCCACATGGCGCGCGATGTTTCGCAGGCTGACCCGACGGAACTCCTGGGCCAAGACAGACCGGGTGCCGGAGCAACCCCTCGTGGCGGAGTGA
- a CDS encoding TolB family protein: MTDSAHEGGNFRRLAPGRRTVVRIASLDSPTPRKLFETDEMLLEAPNWTRDGSALLLNGSGALWRLDVERPDGVERVPLPGVPDINNDHVLSPEGEIVYVTAKDGHIYAAPVTGGTGTRLTEEDGWRHYLHGVSPDGETLVCVLLPSSGDGEAGELAVLPAAGGPVRRFETGPGHLDGPEYTPDGKWIVFNDDSFGDETGHAQLARVPAEGGTPRQLVSSTTVDWFPHVSPDGRHANYLSYPAGTRGHPPDTEVAIHVVATGDWRTPIRTFPLFGGQGTSNVGNWAPDSTRFAFVSY, translated from the coding sequence ATGACCGACAGCGCGCACGAGGGCGGGAACTTCCGCCGGTTGGCTCCGGGCAGGCGCACCGTGGTCCGGATCGCCTCGCTCGACTCACCGACTCCCCGGAAGCTGTTCGAGACGGACGAGATGCTGCTGGAAGCGCCCAACTGGACGCGGGACGGCAGCGCACTGCTGCTCAACGGCTCCGGGGCGCTGTGGCGGCTCGACGTCGAGCGCCCCGACGGCGTCGAGCGGGTGCCGCTGCCGGGAGTGCCGGACATCAACAACGACCACGTGCTCTCCCCCGAGGGGGAGATCGTCTACGTCACAGCCAAGGACGGGCACATCTACGCCGCCCCGGTAACGGGAGGAACGGGCACGCGCCTGACCGAGGAGGACGGTTGGCGGCACTACCTGCACGGAGTCAGCCCGGACGGCGAAACGCTGGTCTGCGTGCTGCTGCCGAGCAGCGGGGACGGCGAGGCGGGCGAACTGGCGGTGCTGCCCGCGGCGGGCGGTCCGGTGCGCCGGTTCGAGACCGGACCGGGCCACCTCGACGGACCGGAGTACACGCCGGACGGGAAGTGGATCGTGTTCAACGACGACTCCTTCGGCGACGAGACCGGGCACGCGCAGCTGGCCCGCGTCCCGGCCGAGGGCGGCACACCGCGACAGCTGGTGAGCTCGACCACCGTGGACTGGTTCCCGCACGTCTCCCCCGACGGCAGGCACGCGAACTACCTGTCCTACCCGGCCGGTACTCGCGGCCACCCGCCCGACACCGAGGTCGCGATCCACGTGGTCGCCACCGGGGACTGGCGGACCCCGATCCGGACCTTCCCGCTGTTCGGCGGGCAGGGCACCAGCAACGTCGGCAACTGGGCCCCGGACAGCACCCGGTTCGCCTTCGTGTCGTACTGA